A single window of Vigna unguiculata cultivar IT97K-499-35 chromosome 1, ASM411807v1, whole genome shotgun sequence DNA harbors:
- the LOC114194952 gene encoding uncharacterized protein LOC114194952, giving the protein MTSVCISQCLNDARDPRVPVRATYVNLYKWPESDAEFVRSVSCNREKGCHVYGHPRVVDSISCRQMYLRSYTFSREEDNDADKPHKCFGAKKKKRHNNNNNSKPDTGKTKCFVWSKAKEISCSALSRIFRRVLFCSASVDVVHDKY; this is encoded by the coding sequence ATGACCTCGGTTTGCATATCGCAGTGCCTCAACGACGCACGTGACCCACGTGTTCCGGTGAGGGCGACGTACGTGAACCTTTACAAGTGGCCGGAATCGGATGCGGAGTTTGTGAGGTCAGTGAGTTGCAACAGAGAAAAGGGTTGCCACGTGTACGGACACCCCAGAGTGGTGGACAGTATCTCCTGCAGGCAGATGTATCTCAGAAGCTACACCTTCTCCAGGGAAGAAGATAACGACGCCGACAAACCTCACAAATGTTTTGGCGCCAAGAAGAAGAAACgtcacaacaacaacaacaactcaAAGCCCGACACCGGCAAAACAAAGTGCTTCGTTTGGAGTAAGGCTAAGGAGATCTCGTGTTCTGCTCTCTCTCGGATTTTCCGAAGGGTCTTGTTCTGCTCCGCGAGTGTAGATGTTGTCCACgataaatattga